A region of Rhodanobacteraceae bacterium DNA encodes the following proteins:
- a CDS encoding Transcriptional regulator of maltose utilization, LacI family, which yields MASARQLRANLARIVTSQSPSRDHRGTIRVHSKKRITSFDIAELAGVSQATVSRALRGDPSVSEETRRRVEAAATTLNYTVDKNASNLRSKLAGTLALLFFDDPTPDDSHINPFFLSMLGSITRACARHGYDLLISFQELARDWHADFAESKKADGIILLGYGDYLTHTSRLEKLRARGTRIVSWGAVMPDQPCVTIGCDNFSGGRSVTEHLLDQGCRHIAFLGDASRHFPEFQERYRGHLQALRSRGIVPDDALQVDAESSQDSGRQALEALMARGVPFDAIFAASDLIAIGAIGALSARGISVPAEVAVAGYDDIPMASFVNPPLTTVQQDTRRAGEMLVDSLLRLIHNEPAESRMLPMKLMVRRSSLRKDATRAEPPGED from the coding sequence ATGGCGTCCGCTCGGCAGCTTCGCGCAAATTTGGCTAGGATCGTCACCTCGCAATCGCCCAGTCGCGACCATCGGGGCACGATCCGCGTGCACAGCAAGAAGCGCATCACGTCGTTCGACATCGCCGAACTGGCCGGGGTTTCCCAGGCGACGGTGTCGCGCGCGCTGCGCGGCGACCCTTCGGTGAGCGAGGAGACCCGCCGGCGCGTCGAAGCGGCGGCGACCACCCTCAACTACACGGTGGACAAGAACGCGTCCAACCTCCGCAGCAAACTCGCCGGCACGCTCGCGCTGCTGTTCTTCGACGACCCCACGCCCGACGATTCGCACATCAATCCGTTCTTCCTGTCGATGCTGGGTTCGATCACGCGCGCCTGCGCGCGGCACGGCTACGACCTGCTGATCTCGTTCCAGGAACTCGCGCGCGACTGGCACGCCGATTTTGCCGAGAGCAAGAAGGCGGACGGCATCATCCTGCTGGGCTACGGCGACTACCTCACCCACACCAGCCGGCTGGAAAAACTGCGCGCCCGCGGCACCCGGATCGTCAGTTGGGGCGCGGTGATGCCCGACCAGCCCTGCGTCACCATCGGCTGCGACAACTTCAGCGGCGGCCGCTCGGTCACCGAACACCTGCTCGACCAGGGTTGCCGCCACATCGCCTTCCTCGGCGACGCCTCGCGGCATTTTCCCGAGTTCCAGGAACGCTACCGCGGCCACCTGCAGGCGCTGCGCTCGCGCGGCATCGTGCCGGACGATGCGTTGCAGGTGGACGCCGAGAGCTCCCAGGATTCGGGGCGCCAGGCGCTCGAAGCCCTGATGGCGCGCGGCGTGCCGTTCGACGCCATCTTCGCCGCCAGCGACCTGATCGCGATCGGCGCGATCGGCGCGCTGTCCGCGCGGGGCATCAGCGTGCCCGCCGAGGTGGCCGTGGCGGGCTACGACGACATTCCGATGGCCAGCTTCGTCAATCCGCCGCTGACCACCGTGCAGCAGGACACCCGGCGCGCCGGCGAAATGCTGGTTGACAGCCTGCTGCGGTTGATCCACAACGAGCCGGCGGAAAGCAGGATGCTGCCGATGAAGTTGATGGTACGGCGCTCCAGCCTGCGGAAAGACGCCACTCGCGCCGAACCACCCGGAGAGGACTGA
- a CDS encoding Glucose/mannose:H+ symporter GlcP, which produces MNAPAASEDGSRRASLRVILIAAAAALGGFLFGFDTAVINGAVDSLRQAFGLSAGLTGFAVSIALLGSALGAWYAGSLADRFGRVRTMQVAAALLAAGALGAGLAGSVAWLMAWRVVAGIGVGVASVVAPAYIAEISPAWIRGRLGSMQQLAIVLGIFAALLSDAALANSAGGANGALWFGLGAWRWMFIVGVIPALIYGGLAFSVPESPRHLVARGRNNEALAVLKRVLALGSDAALRKKLGEIELSLEREHKPAWRDLLGGSAGLLPIVWIGIVLSIFQQFVGINVIFYYSTTLWHSVGFSESNSFELTVITSIVNVVVTLVAIALVDRIGRKPLLIIGSAGMAITLGLMAWCFAQATGTGADINLPAPWGPIALVAANAYVIFFGVSWGPVVWVLLGEMFPNRIRAMALAVAAAAQWLANFAITSSFPAMAQFSLPFSYGVYAAFAAISLVFVWRFVRETRGVELEDMPG; this is translated from the coding sequence ATGAACGCACCCGCTGCCTCCGAAGACGGCTCGCGCCGCGCCAGCCTGCGCGTGATCCTGATTGCCGCCGCCGCGGCGCTGGGCGGTTTCCTGTTCGGCTTCGACACCGCGGTCATCAACGGCGCGGTGGATTCATTGCGCCAGGCCTTCGGCTTGAGCGCAGGCTTGACCGGCTTCGCGGTGTCCATCGCGCTGCTCGGTTCGGCGCTGGGCGCGTGGTACGCGGGCAGCCTGGCGGATCGCTTCGGGCGCGTGCGCACGATGCAGGTCGCCGCGGCGCTGCTCGCCGCCGGCGCGCTCGGCGCCGGACTGGCCGGCTCGGTCGCATGGCTGATGGCCTGGCGCGTGGTGGCCGGCATCGGCGTCGGCGTGGCCTCGGTGGTGGCGCCCGCGTACATCGCCGAAATTTCGCCGGCCTGGATCCGCGGACGGCTGGGCTCGATGCAGCAACTGGCGATCGTGCTCGGGATCTTCGCGGCGCTGCTGAGCGACGCCGCGCTGGCCAACTCGGCGGGCGGCGCGAACGGTGCCTTGTGGTTCGGCCTCGGCGCGTGGCGCTGGATGTTCATCGTGGGCGTGATCCCCGCGCTGATCTACGGCGGCCTCGCGTTCAGCGTGCCCGAATCGCCACGGCATCTGGTGGCTCGCGGACGCAACAACGAGGCCCTGGCGGTGCTCAAGCGGGTACTCGCGCTGGGCTCCGACGCCGCATTGCGCAAGAAGCTGGGCGAGATCGAACTCAGCCTCGAACGCGAGCACAAGCCGGCGTGGCGCGACCTCCTGGGCGGCAGCGCCGGACTGTTGCCGATCGTCTGGATCGGGATCGTGCTGTCGATCTTCCAGCAGTTCGTCGGCATCAACGTGATCTTCTATTACTCCACCACGCTGTGGCACTCGGTCGGCTTCAGCGAGTCCAATTCGTTCGAACTGACCGTGATCACCTCGATCGTGAACGTGGTGGTGACGCTGGTGGCGATCGCGCTGGTGGACCGGATCGGGCGCAAGCCGCTGCTGATCATCGGCTCCGCCGGCATGGCCATCACGTTGGGGCTGATGGCGTGGTGCTTCGCACAAGCCACCGGCACGGGCGCCGACATCAACCTGCCCGCACCGTGGGGACCGATCGCGCTGGTCGCGGCCAACGCCTACGTGATCTTCTTCGGCGTGAGCTGGGGCCCGGTGGTGTGGGTGCTGCTGGGCGAGATGTTCCCCAACCGGATCCGCGCGATGGCGCTGGCGGTGGCCGCCGCCGCGCAGTGGCTGGCCAACTTCGCGATCACCAGCAGCTTCCCGGCGATGGCCCAGTTCAGCCTGCCGTTCTCCTACGGCGTTTATGCCGCGTTCGCCGCGATCTCGCTGGTGTTCGTGTGGCGTTTCGTGCGCGAAACCCGCGGCGTGGAACTGGAGGACATGCCCGGCTGA
- a CDS encoding Maltodextrin glucosidase, producing the protein MNTYARRRRRSDPDVNLDAACSRVRKLPGAHNAQGIPMSDAHWWRGAVIYQIYPRSFLDTNGDGVGDLPGIIERLDYVAGLGVDAIWIAPFFKSPMADFGYDIADYRAVDPLFGTLDDFDRLLEKAHALGLKVMIDQVLSHTSAKHAWFLESREGRDNPKSDWYVWTDPRPDGTAPNNWLSIFGGPAWQWEPRRQQYYLHNFLAEQPDLNFHNPEVRAAVLDEVRFWLDRGVDGLRLDAINFCFHDRLLRDNPAKPPERRTGRGFSPDNPYAYQYHLYNNTQPENLGFLEELRALLDRYPDVAALGEISSEDSLTTIAEYTRGKRLHMGYSFELLTDDFSAAYIRDTVSRLDAKMQDGWPCWAISNHDVERVLSRWGDGGASAPLAGLLTAMLCSLRGPVCVYQGEELGLTEAEVPFEALQDPFGIAFWPQFKGRDGCRTPMPWNTGTHGGFTSGTPWLPVPKEHLALAVARQEADPASTLHGFRTFMHWRRAHPALRTGAIRFLDTPEPVLAFTRRTDAETLLVAFNLSDAPATVALPLRGAARVLHGHGLHEGRFEGGHLHLPGYGAMFASLDAIDQIESAPDATPAQAGALP; encoded by the coding sequence ATGAATACGTATGCACGCCGGCGGAGACGCTCCGACCCCGACGTTAATCTGGACGCCGCTTGCAGCCGCGTGCGGAAGTTGCCCGGCGCGCACAACGCACAAGGGATCCCGATGTCCGATGCTCACTGGTGGCGCGGCGCCGTCATCTACCAGATTTATCCGCGCAGCTTCCTCGACACCAACGGCGACGGCGTGGGCGACCTGCCGGGCATCATCGAACGGCTGGACTACGTGGCGGGACTGGGCGTGGACGCGATCTGGATCGCGCCGTTCTTCAAGTCGCCCATGGCCGACTTCGGCTACGACATCGCCGACTACCGCGCGGTCGATCCGCTGTTCGGCACGCTCGACGATTTCGACCGGCTGCTGGAAAAGGCGCACGCGCTGGGCCTGAAGGTGATGATCGACCAGGTGCTCAGCCACACCTCGGCCAAGCACGCGTGGTTCCTTGAAAGCCGCGAGGGCCGCGACAACCCGAAGTCCGACTGGTACGTGTGGACCGATCCGCGCCCGGACGGCACCGCGCCCAACAACTGGCTGTCGATCTTCGGCGGCCCCGCCTGGCAGTGGGAGCCGCGCCGCCAGCAGTATTACCTGCACAACTTCCTGGCCGAACAGCCCGATCTCAATTTCCACAACCCCGAGGTGCGCGCCGCGGTGCTCGACGAGGTGCGGTTCTGGCTCGACCGCGGGGTGGACGGCCTGCGCCTGGACGCGATCAACTTCTGCTTCCACGACCGCCTGCTGCGCGACAACCCGGCCAAGCCGCCGGAGCGCCGCACCGGCCGCGGCTTCAGCCCGGACAATCCCTACGCCTACCAGTACCACCTGTACAACAACACCCAGCCGGAAAACCTCGGCTTCCTGGAAGAACTGCGCGCGCTGCTGGACCGCTATCCCGATGTCGCCGCGCTGGGCGAGATTTCTTCGGAGGATTCGCTCACCACCATCGCGGAATACACCCGCGGCAAGCGCCTGCACATGGGCTACAGCTTCGAACTGCTCACCGACGATTTCAGCGCGGCCTACATCCGCGACACGGTGTCGCGGCTGGACGCCAAGATGCAGGACGGCTGGCCGTGCTGGGCGATTTCCAACCACGACGTCGAACGCGTGCTGTCGCGCTGGGGCGACGGCGGCGCCTCCGCGCCGCTGGCCGGCCTGCTGACCGCGATGCTGTGTTCGCTGCGCGGCCCGGTCTGCGTGTACCAGGGCGAGGAGCTGGGCCTGACCGAAGCCGAGGTGCCGTTCGAGGCGCTGCAGGATCCGTTCGGCATCGCGTTCTGGCCGCAGTTCAAGGGCCGCGACGGCTGCCGCACGCCGATGCCGTGGAACACGGGCACGCACGGCGGCTTCACCAGCGGCACGCCGTGGTTGCCGGTGCCGAAGGAACACCTGGCGCTGGCGGTGGCGCGCCAGGAAGCCGATCCCGCATCGACCCTCCACGGTTTTCGCACCTTCATGCACTGGCGGCGCGCGCATCCGGCGCTGCGCACGGGCGCGATCCGGTTCCTCGACACGCCCGAACCGGTGCTCGCGTTCACGCGCCGAACCGATGCCGAAACCCTGCTGGTGGCGTTCAACCTTTCCGATGCGCCGGCTACCGTCGCGCTGCCGCTGCGCGGCGCCGCGCGGGTGCTGCACGGGCACGGCCTGCACGAAGGCAGGTTCGAGGGCGGGCACTTGCATCTGCCGGGTTACGGCGCGATGTTCGCGTCGCTGGACGCCATCGATCAGATCGAATCCGCGCCGGACGCCACCCCCGCCCAAGCCGGAGCCTTGCCATGA
- a CDS encoding TonB-dependent receptor, whose amino-acid sequence MNTYTPGVRAENPRLPSGHDFAPPGARPCARRRVRTARTHNDSYQLGNDTMQLKRNVMTLALISAGIGLATCANIAFAASAPATGAQDQTQPQAQQTAADQNADKAKKEEEKRAKKEPTQLQAINVHGYAGSLQNSTAIKRNSDEIVEAVSAEQIGKLPGTSIADALGRLPGLAVQTLSGRPQVLTIHGLGPDFSTALVNGREQVSTSNNRDVQYDQYPSSWFNNVVVYMSPSASLIGQGLSGTVDMRTIRPLEQSHEVAAVNARYVWDSLSTLSPGPGVSDHGYSVNGVYVNQFADHTFGVTVGVDLESNPAQIEHQAPWGYPNDANGDLVIGGSKNYGISDQLKRLGLLTTLEWRPTDNFTSTLDLTYDNFRETQQAKGMEFPLAWGANVQLQPVNVQNGFVQSGVYSVVSPVVRNDYNKTNAKVWNIGWNNKWRFNEDWSAEVDASYSRADRRDMLLESYSGFGYNKSGPTDTLAFEEAGSGLFYVVPAQNYTQGLVLTDPQGWGSGNNPPVVQAGFINAPHTNDYLARLRLSVEHDFMSGPFSNMQFGVDRAARNKNYNIDQDFIVLPNGAQTAPIASSSTGDPLAWMGVGPQVIYNPLDLLANGTYDLFPTALSSIGVPPNWKVRENDVTPFVQFNLDTSLGNVPVRGNIGMQVQHTNESSDGQRVAAGTSSTGSSVVTLVPVSGGTSYTRWLPSANLVFEFTPSTDLRVGASRVLARPRMDQMSASLSIGGNITHLASTDPNTSYFSASGGNPRLLPTMADNFNISLEHYFAQNQGYMALSTYYLKLSDFINPNAAFLYNFAPFVGAFLSPAQQQQLGTTYGIVSGPTNDGHGNVKGLQGTINLPFKVLTEVPVLSDFGVTLTGDRTLSSVVYAGNPQAITVPGLSKWVANATLYYQHNGFEARVSDSYRTSFLGEVQGISATRILQTIKGGSIYDAQVSYTIPEGMMKGLTILLQGSNLTNQRFITYQNNDPRQVLTYEEYGRRFELGVSYKFK is encoded by the coding sequence ATGAATACGTATACACCCGGCGTCCGCGCCGAGAACCCGCGCCTACCATCCGGACACGACTTCGCGCCGCCCGGCGCGCGGCCGTGCGCGCGGCGGCGAGTCCGTACCGCGCGTACGCACAACGACAGTTACCAGCTGGGGAACGACACCATGCAACTGAAACGCAATGTGATGACGTTGGCGCTGATCTCCGCGGGCATCGGCCTCGCCACCTGCGCCAATATCGCCTTCGCCGCCAGCGCGCCGGCAACGGGAGCGCAGGACCAGACACAGCCGCAGGCGCAGCAGACCGCGGCGGACCAGAACGCCGACAAGGCCAAGAAGGAAGAAGAAAAACGGGCCAAGAAGGAGCCGACGCAGTTGCAGGCGATCAACGTCCACGGCTACGCCGGAAGCCTGCAGAACTCGACCGCGATCAAGCGCAACTCCGACGAAATCGTCGAGGCCGTTTCGGCCGAGCAGATCGGCAAGCTGCCCGGCACCAGCATCGCCGATGCGCTGGGCCGCCTGCCGGGCCTCGCGGTGCAGACGCTGAGCGGCCGCCCGCAGGTGCTCACGATCCACGGCCTCGGCCCCGATTTCAGTACCGCGCTGGTGAACGGGCGCGAACAGGTCAGCACCTCGAACAACCGCGACGTGCAGTACGACCAGTACCCGTCGAGCTGGTTCAACAACGTGGTGGTGTACATGTCGCCCAGCGCCAGCCTGATCGGGCAGGGCCTGTCGGGCACGGTGGACATGCGCACGATCCGTCCGCTGGAACAAAGCCACGAAGTCGCCGCGGTCAATGCGCGTTACGTGTGGGACAGCCTGTCCACGCTGTCGCCCGGCCCGGGCGTCAGCGACCACGGCTATTCGGTGAACGGCGTGTACGTCAACCAGTTCGCCGACCACACCTTCGGCGTGACCGTGGGCGTGGACCTCGAATCCAATCCCGCGCAGATCGAACACCAGGCGCCGTGGGGTTATCCGAACGATGCCAACGGGGATCTGGTCATCGGCGGCTCGAAGAACTACGGCATCTCCGACCAGCTGAAGCGCCTCGGCCTGCTCACCACGCTGGAATGGCGGCCGACCGACAACTTCACCAGCACGCTGGACCTGACTTACGACAACTTCCGCGAAACCCAGCAGGCCAAGGGCATGGAGTTCCCGCTGGCGTGGGGCGCCAATGTCCAGCTCCAGCCCGTCAACGTCCAGAACGGCTTCGTGCAGAGCGGCGTCTACAGCGTCGTCTCGCCGGTGGTGCGCAACGACTACAACAAGACCAACGCCAAGGTCTGGAACATCGGCTGGAACAACAAGTGGCGCTTCAACGAGGACTGGTCGGCCGAAGTGGACGCCAGCTACTCGCGCGCCGACCGCCGCGACATGCTGCTGGAAAGCTACTCGGGATTCGGCTACAACAAGTCCGGTCCGACCGACACGCTGGCGTTCGAGGAGGCCGGCAGCGGGCTGTTCTACGTCGTTCCCGCGCAGAACTACACGCAGGGACTGGTGCTGACCGATCCGCAGGGCTGGGGCAGCGGCAACAACCCGCCGGTGGTGCAGGCCGGCTTCATCAATGCGCCGCACACCAACGACTACCTCGCGCGGCTGCGGCTGTCCGTCGAACACGATTTCATGAGCGGCCCGTTCTCGAACATGCAGTTCGGCGTGGACCGCGCGGCCCGCAACAAGAATTACAACATCGACCAGGATTTCATCGTCCTGCCGAACGGCGCCCAGACCGCGCCGATCGCGTCGTCCAGCACCGGCGACCCGCTGGCCTGGATGGGCGTGGGCCCGCAGGTGATCTACAACCCGCTGGATCTGCTCGCCAACGGCACCTACGACCTGTTCCCCACCGCGCTGTCGTCGATCGGCGTGCCGCCCAACTGGAAGGTGCGCGAAAACGATGTGACGCCGTTCGTGCAGTTCAACCTCGACACCTCGCTCGGCAACGTGCCGGTGCGCGGCAACATCGGCATGCAGGTGCAACACACCAATGAATCCTCGGACGGCCAGCGCGTCGCCGCGGGCACCAGCTCGACGGGTTCGTCGGTCGTGACCCTGGTGCCGGTGTCGGGCGGCACCAGCTATACGCGCTGGCTGCCCAGCGCGAACCTGGTGTTCGAGTTCACGCCCAGCACCGACCTGCGCGTGGGCGCGTCGCGCGTGCTGGCGCGTCCGCGCATGGACCAGATGAGCGCGAGCCTGTCCATCGGCGGCAACATCACGCACCTTGCCTCGACTGATCCCAACACGTCGTACTTCAGTGCGTCGGGCGGCAATCCACGGCTGCTGCCGACGATGGCCGACAACTTCAACATCAGCCTGGAACACTACTTCGCCCAGAACCAGGGCTACATGGCGCTATCCACGTATTACCTGAAGCTGTCGGATTTCATCAATCCCAACGCGGCGTTCCTGTACAACTTCGCCCCGTTCGTCGGTGCGTTCCTGTCGCCGGCGCAGCAGCAGCAGCTCGGCACCACTTATGGCATCGTGTCGGGGCCGACCAACGACGGCCACGGCAACGTGAAGGGCCTGCAGGGCACGATCAACCTGCCGTTCAAGGTGCTGACGGAGGTGCCGGTGCTGAGCGACTTCGGCGTGACCCTTACCGGCGACCGGACGCTCAGCTCGGTGGTGTACGCCGGCAACCCGCAGGCGATCACGGTGCCAGGCCTGTCGAAGTGGGTCGCCAACGCCACCCTGTACTACCAGCACAACGGTTTCGAGGCACGCGTCAGCGACAGCTACCGCACCAGCTTCCTCGGCGAAGTGCAGGGCATCAGCGCGACCCGCATCCTGCAGACCATCAAGGGCGGCAGCATCTACGATGCGCAGGTCAGCTACACGATTCCCGAGGGCATGATGAAGGGCCTGACGATCCTGTTGCAGGGCTCGAACCTCACCAACCAGCGGTTCATCACCTACCAGAACAACGATCCGCGTCAGGTGCTGACCTACGAGGAATACGGCCGCCGCTTCGAGTTGGGCGTGTCCTACAAGTTCAAATGA
- a CDS encoding Tryptophan halogenase, translated as MNESAIRRVVIVGGGTAGWLAAALLARALGPQREIRLIESAEIGTVGVGEATIPQIRHINAFLGIDEAEMLRFTHGTYKLGVQLENFGGLGDSYIHAFGDVGLPLGLLPFHHYWLRARAQGDAHSLWEYSLNAAAAAQDRFAPLDKVGNSPLGGIRYAYQFDAANYAQYLRSKIPDSRVQRTEGKVVEVKLRGEDGFIESLQLDNGEVIEGDFFIDCSGFRGLLIEGALKTGYENWQRWLPCDRALAVGSTRDGPMHPYTLATARTAGWQWRIDLQHRTGNGVVYCSGHIGDDEAAAQLLAHLPGEPAGDPRPLRFVTGTRKQVWNRNCLALGLAAGFMEPLESTTIHLVQSGLARFLGMFPDRHCDPLLVETYNRQTRFEYEHVRDFLILHYKATERDDTPFWRQCGAMDVPESLAQRIALFRRTGLIFREADELFTEVAWLQVLLGQRVQPAHYHPLADELEEPKLQAFLSDIRTLVSRAAATLPSHDDFVARLGAPQPASPRRELERDTP; from the coding sequence ATGAACGAATCCGCGATCCGGCGCGTGGTGATCGTGGGCGGCGGCACCGCCGGCTGGCTGGCGGCCGCGCTGCTGGCGCGCGCACTGGGTCCGCAACGCGAAATCCGCCTGATCGAATCCGCCGAGATCGGCACGGTCGGCGTGGGCGAGGCGACGATCCCGCAGATCCGGCACATCAACGCGTTCCTCGGCATCGACGAAGCCGAGATGCTGCGCTTCACCCACGGCACCTACAAGCTCGGCGTGCAGCTGGAGAATTTCGGCGGGCTGGGCGATTCCTACATCCACGCGTTCGGCGACGTCGGCCTGCCGCTGGGTCTGCTGCCATTCCACCATTACTGGCTGCGCGCCCGTGCGCAAGGCGATGCGCATTCACTGTGGGAGTACTCGTTGAACGCCGCGGCGGCCGCGCAGGATCGTTTCGCGCCGCTGGACAAGGTTGGCAACAGCCCGCTCGGCGGCATCCGCTACGCCTACCAGTTCGACGCCGCGAACTACGCGCAATACCTGCGCAGCAAGATTCCCGATAGCCGGGTGCAACGCACCGAGGGCAAGGTCGTCGAGGTGAAGCTGCGCGGCGAGGACGGCTTCATTGAATCGCTGCAACTCGACAACGGTGAAGTGATCGAAGGCGATTTCTTCATCGACTGCTCGGGCTTCCGCGGCCTGCTGATCGAAGGCGCGCTGAAGACCGGCTACGAAAACTGGCAACGCTGGCTGCCCTGCGATCGCGCGCTCGCGGTCGGCAGCACCCGCGACGGCCCGATGCATCCGTACACGCTGGCCACCGCGCGCACGGCCGGCTGGCAGTGGCGGATCGACCTGCAGCACCGCACCGGCAACGGCGTGGTGTATTGCAGCGGCCACATCGGCGACGACGAGGCCGCGGCGCAACTGCTGGCGCACCTGCCGGGCGAGCCCGCGGGCGATCCGCGGCCGCTGCGTTTCGTCACCGGCACCCGCAAGCAGGTGTGGAACCGCAACTGCCTCGCGCTGGGACTCGCGGCCGGCTTCATGGAGCCGCTGGAATCGACCACGATCCACCTGGTGCAGTCGGGCCTCGCGCGCTTCCTCGGGATGTTCCCCGACCGGCATTGCGATCCGCTGCTGGTCGAAACCTACAATCGCCAGACGCGTTTCGAGTACGAGCACGTGCGCGATTTCCTGATCCTGCACTACAAGGCCACCGAGCGCGACGACACGCCGTTCTGGCGCCAGTGCGGGGCGATGGACGTGCCGGAATCGCTGGCGCAGCGGATCGCATTGTTCCGCCGCACAGGCCTGATCTTCCGCGAAGCCGACGAGCTGTTCACCGAAGTCGCGTGGCTGCAGGTGCTGCTGGGCCAGCGCGTTCAACCCGCGCATTACCATCCGCTGGCGGATGAACTGGAAGAGCCGAAATTGCAGGCATTTCTCTCCGACATCCGCACGCTGGTGAGCCGCGCGGCCGCGACGCTGCCGAGCCATGACGACTTCGTCGCGCGCCTCGGCGCGCCGCAACCCGCGTCGCCGCGACGCGAACTCGAACGGGACACACCATGA
- a CDS encoding Alpha-amylase: protein MRRIAAGIFTWLFLLSMVAMTVAAQPAGSVSSAGEAKPASGVWYEIFVRSWYDTNGDGIGDLNGVTAKLDYLQKLGISGIWLMPINPSPSYHGYDVTNYEAVNPQYGTLADFRRLVQEAHKRGIRVIIDMVANHTSDENPWFVSALDPKSPYRDWYTWAGKTTDVDTPNSFDGQAWHQAKDGQYYLSIFDAAMPDLNYDNPAVRKKMIGIGQFWLKQGADGFRLDAARHLYVKLPSDVGNPASIAKNIAWWNEYRQGLDKVNPHAYLVGEVTRDEAADLAPYLKPLDAAFNFPVAKRLIEVVKAERNLDLARTLAATYATYDAVSPGADRKDAPFLSNHDQERVMSQLGGDPEHMRVAAALLMTLPGEPYIYYGEELGMRGEKPDPDLRTPMRWERALDARGETTWHPTSPANGGPISVAAQQADPNSLLNWYRMLIHWRIEIPALRDGSFAVYPQANDQLVAWQRTDGSASVLVVHNLSGTAQVMPLPADRFHTLLKHSRAGTTVEGGSVHLPPYGSAILQ from the coding sequence ATGAGGCGAATTGCCGCGGGCATCTTCACGTGGTTGTTCCTGCTGTCGATGGTGGCCATGACTGTTGCGGCGCAACCGGCGGGTTCCGTCAGCAGTGCTGGCGAAGCGAAACCCGCCTCGGGCGTTTGGTACGAAATCTTCGTACGCAGCTGGTACGACACCAACGGCGACGGCATCGGCGACTTGAACGGCGTCACCGCCAAGCTCGATTACCTGCAGAAGCTGGGCATCAGCGGCATCTGGCTGATGCCGATCAATCCCTCGCCCAGCTACCATGGCTACGACGTCACGAACTACGAAGCCGTCAATCCGCAATACGGCACGCTCGCCGATTTCCGCCGGCTCGTGCAGGAAGCGCACAAGCGCGGCATCCGGGTCATCATCGACATGGTGGCCAACCACACCAGCGATGAGAACCCGTGGTTCGTGTCGGCGCTGGATCCGAAGAGCCCATACCGCGACTGGTACACCTGGGCCGGCAAGACCACCGATGTCGATACGCCCAATTCGTTCGATGGGCAGGCTTGGCACCAGGCGAAGGACGGGCAGTATTACCTCAGCATCTTCGACGCGGCGATGCCCGACCTGAATTACGACAACCCCGCCGTGCGCAAGAAGATGATCGGGATCGGCCAGTTCTGGCTGAAGCAGGGTGCGGACGGCTTCCGGCTGGATGCCGCGCGGCACCTCTACGTCAAACTTCCGTCCGACGTCGGCAACCCTGCGTCCATTGCGAAGAACATCGCGTGGTGGAACGAGTACCGGCAGGGCCTCGACAAGGTGAATCCGCACGCCTATCTCGTCGGCGAGGTGACGCGCGACGAGGCGGCCGATCTCGCACCGTACCTGAAGCCGCTCGACGCGGCGTTCAACTTTCCGGTTGCGAAGCGGTTGATCGAGGTGGTGAAGGCCGAGCGCAACCTCGATCTTGCCCGCACGCTGGCGGCGACCTATGCGACCTACGACGCGGTTTCTCCGGGCGCCGATCGCAAGGACGCGCCGTTCCTGTCCAACCACGACCAGGAACGCGTGATGAGCCAGCTCGGCGGCGACCCCGAGCACATGCGCGTGGCCGCCGCGCTGCTGATGACCCTGCCGGGCGAACCCTACATCTACTACGGCGAGGAGCTCGGAATGCGCGGCGAGAAGCCCGATCCCGACCTGCGCACGCCGATGCGCTGGGAGCGTGCCCTCGATGCGCGCGGCGAGACGACGTGGCATCCGACGTCGCCTGCGAATGGCGGACCGATCTCGGTCGCCGCGCAGCAGGCCGATCCCAATTCGCTGCTCAACTGGTACCGCATGCTGATCCACTGGCGCATCGAGATACCGGCGCTGCGCGACGGCAGCTTCGCGGTGTATCCGCAGGCCAACGACCAGTTGGTGGCGTGGCAGCGCACCGATGGCAGCGCCTCGGTGCTGGTGGTGCACAACCTGTCCGGCACCGCGCAGGTGATGCCGCTGCCGGCCGACCGCTTCCACACGCTGCTCAAGCACAGCCGCGCGGGCACGACCGTCGAAGGTGGCAGTGTCCACTTGCCGCCTTACGGCAGCGCGATCCTGCAATGA